In Streptococcus mitis, the DNA window ATAATTGTAAAAAAAGACAGAACCTTTGTCAATGTATAACTGACAAAGATGGAGAATTTCTATGACTTGGAAGATTATTGCTGACTCTGGTTGTGATTATCGTCAGCTGGAAAGACCAGCTATTGACACAACCTTTGTAAGTGTCCCCTTAACCATTCAAGTAGCTGATCAGGTCTTTGTTGATGATGCCAGTCTTGACATTGACCAAATGATGGAAACCATGTATGCAACCGCAGAAGCTTCAAAATCAGCTTGTCCAAGCCCAGATGATTATTTGCGAGCATTTGAAGGTGCCAAAAACATTTTCCTAGTAACCATCACGGGTACTCTTTCTGGCAGCCACAATAGTGCTCAACTAGCAAAGAATATTTATCTGGAAGAACATCCTGACACTAAGATTCATGTGATTGATAGTTTGTCTGCTGGTGGGGAAGTTGACTTGCTCGTAGAAAAATTGAATGACTTGATTGACCAGGGCTTGTCTTTTGAAGAAGTGGTTGAAGCTATCACTGCCTATCAAGAAAAAACCAAGTTACTTTTTGTCCTAGCCAAAGTCGATAACTTGGTGAAGAACGGCCGTTTGAGCAAGCTTATCGGTACAGTCGTTGGCCTTCTCAACATCCGTATGGTTGGAGAAGCTAGTGAAACTGGAACTCTTGAATTACTACAAAAAGCACGAGGGCCAAAGAAATCGATTCAGGCAGCCTATGAAGAGTTGGTGAAGGCTGGATATGCTGGAGGCCGTATTGTCATGGCCCAACGCAATAACGAAAAATGTTGCCAACAGCTCTCAGAGCGAATCCTTGAAACCTTCCCACAAGCGGATATCAAAATTCTCCCAACATCTGGTCTCTGCAGTTTCTATGCAGAAGATGGTGGTTTGCTGATGGGATATGAAATTGATTAATTGCATTCTTGACAAGAGGTGACCATCATCTCTTGTTTTTTTGTGGTACAATAGAGCTATGAAACATTTTGATACTATTGTCATCGGTGGGGGACCTGCTGGTATGATGGCTACGATTTCCAGTAGCTTTTATGGTCAGAAACCCCTCCTCATCGAAAAAAATCGGAAACTTGGAAAAAAATTAGCTGGTACTGGTGGGGGACGTTGCAATGTCACCAACAATGGAACTCTAGATGACCTACTAGCTGGAATCCCTGGAAATGGGCGCTTTCTCTACAGTGTCTTCTCCCAATTTGATAACCATGATATCATTAACTTTTTTACGGAAAATGGGGTTAAACTTAAGGTCGAAGACCACGGACGCGTCTTTCCTGATAGTGACAAGTCTCGAACCATTATCGAAGCCTTAGAAAAGAAAATCACTGAGCTAGGCGGCCAAGTTGCCACTCAAACAGAGATTGTTTCGGTTAAAAAGGTGGGTGACCAGTTTGTTCTTAAATCAGCTGACCAAATCTTCACTTGTGATAAACTGATTGTCACAACAGGTGGGAAATCCTATCCTTCTACTGGTTCGACTGGTTTTGGACACGAGATTGCCCGTCATTTTAAACATACCATTACCGAACTTGAGGCTGCTGAAAGTCC includes these proteins:
- a CDS encoding NAD(P)/FAD-dependent oxidoreductase — protein: MKHFDTIVIGGGPAGMMATISSSFYGQKPLLIEKNRKLGKKLAGTGGGRCNVTNNGTLDDLLAGIPGNGRFLYSVFSQFDNHDIINFFTENGVKLKVEDHGRVFPDSDKSRTIIEALEKKITELGGQVATQTEIVSVKKVGDQFVLKSADQIFTCDKLIVTTGGKSYPSTGSTGFGHEIARHFKHTITELEAAESPLLTDFPHKALQGISLDDVTLSYGKHVITHDLLFTHFGLSGPAALRMSSFVKGGEVLSLDVLPQLSEKELATFLEVNREKSLKNALKTLLPERLAEFFVQGYPEKVKQFTEKEREQLLQSIKALKIPVTGKMSLAKSFVTKGGVSLKEINPKTLESKLVPGLHFAGEVLDINAHTGGFNITSALCTGWVAGSNPI
- a CDS encoding DegV family protein — its product is MTWKIIADSGCDYRQLERPAIDTTFVSVPLTIQVADQVFVDDASLDIDQMMETMYATAEASKSACPSPDDYLRAFEGAKNIFLVTITGTLSGSHNSAQLAKNIYLEEHPDTKIHVIDSLSAGGEVDLLVEKLNDLIDQGLSFEEVVEAITAYQEKTKLLFVLAKVDNLVKNGRLSKLIGTVVGLLNIRMVGEASETGTLELLQKARGPKKSIQAAYEELVKAGYAGGRIVMAQRNNEKCCQQLSERILETFPQADIKILPTSGLCSFYAEDGGLLMGYEID